From one Sphingobacteriales bacterium genomic stretch:
- a CDS encoding RHS repeat-associated core domain-containing protein yields MLATLSDVKTYAAGTKGAVGYLARVLTAQQYYPFGMQMPGKNVTLASYSSLNRYRFGFNGKEMDNEVSGNGNQYDYGFRIYNPRIAKFLSVDPLAHKMPSHSPYSFCFNNPVLFVDPDGRIPIIPWLLKAGAGAAADMLAQASMDYLFNSNTSSWSQAFDNVNYYQVARSGAEGLIPWRTPGGKIGRAALSASGDVVVNAMNNPNGYTAEQAGMDFTTGFIGDLAGGGFGQILNKYGSKSVINGLMDKMGYGAEQIRKMTGGFDGESVRKWYSDKVKGIDINLAPTEANARSVVGQRNALKQQGRDLMSDRKAAANLDITDPIRDFDYYNTKYSGDYQKIMQGGTKPNPAVNKKYGE; encoded by the coding sequence GTGCTGGCAACGCTGAGCGATGTGAAGACGTATGCCGCCGGCACGAAAGGGGCGGTGGGCTACCTGGCCAGGGTGCTGACGGCGCAGCAATACTACCCGTTTGGGATGCAAATGCCCGGAAAAAATGTTACTTTAGCTTCGTATAGTTCTTTGAATAGGTATCGTTTCGGCTTTAATGGTAAAGAGATGGATAATGAAGTATCAGGTAACGGTAATCAATATGATTATGGTTTCAGAATTTACAATCCACGTATTGCTAAGTTCTTAAGTGTTGACCCGTTAGCACACAAAATGCCAAGCCACAGCCCTTACTCTTTTTGCTTTAACAACCCAGTTTTATTTGTTGACCCAGACGGCAGAATACCAATCATACCTTGGCTATTAAAAGCAGGTGCAGGAGCTGCAGCAGATATGTTAGCACAGGCAAGTATGGATTATTTGTTTAATTCAAATACTTCGAGTTGGAGTCAAGCATTTGATAATGTTAATTATTACCAAGTTGCAAGGTCAGGAGCTGAAGGGTTAATACCTTGGAGAACACCAGGCGGAAAAATTGGAAGAGCAGCATTAAGTGCTTCAGGAGATGTTGTTGTTAATGCTATGAACAATCCAAACGGCTACACTGCTGAACAAGCAGGAATGGATTTTACGACAGGTTTTATTGGCGACCTTGCAGGTGGTGGATTTGGTCAAATATTAAACAAATATGGAAGCAAATCCGTAATTAATGGGTTAATGGATAAAATGGGCTATGGAGCTGAACAGATTAGAAAAATGACAGGTGGTTTTGATGGTGAAAGTGTTCGAAAATGGTATAGTGATAAAGTTAAAGGAATTGATATAAATCTTGCACCCACTGAAGCTAATGCAAGATCGGTTGTCGGACAAAGAAATGCATTAAAACAACAAGGAAGAGATTTAATGTCAGATAGAAAAGCTGCAGCAAATTTAGATATTACAGACCCAATTAGAGATTTTGATTATTACAATACTAAGTATTCGGGTGATTATCAGAAAATAATGCAAGGCGGAACAAAACCCAATCCAGCAGTTAATAAAAAATATGGGGAGTAA
- a CDS encoding helix-turn-helix transcriptional regulator has protein sequence MELSTYISENIKRLRKIKNLSQKEVAMSIDIAQAQYSVIESGKTVPTLVTLDKIATVFEVDISQLVRKTNVSEEDINLSILDKVKLIDTLDKDEKACLLKMIDITIAKKKMKDNLATLMQD, from the coding sequence ATGGAACTTTCAACTTATATTTCAGAGAATATCAAGCGGTTACGCAAGATTAAAAACCTTTCTCAAAAGGAAGTCGCTATGTCTATTGATATTGCACAGGCTCAATATTCTGTCATAGAAAGCGGTAAAACCGTTCCTACGCTGGTTACCTTGGATAAAATCGCTACGGTGTTTGAAGTGGATATTTCACAACTGGTTAGAAAAACCAATGTGTCAGAAGAAGATATAAACCTTTCTATTCTTGACAAAGTAAAATTGATTGATACTTTAGACAAAGACGAAAAAGCCTGTCTACTTAAAATGATTGATATTACTATCGCTAAAAAGAAAATGAAGGATAATTTGGCTACACTTATGCAGGATTAA
- a CDS encoding toprim domain-containing protein, which translates to MDIQEIKSRLTLANLIGYYGYKATKNNRICCPFHEDKTPSMQLYWKTQTAYCFSSNCKTHGKAIDVIDFILYKESSTKHEAIKKAIEIIGVDAPVTNNTTIVQPSKPMQNRETFLANMFTYFRNAVHNSPPAKEYLQQRNLDFKQIEVGYNAGQFHHGARKTEEIINQALEVGLLIDKNLVARTGEKAYQPFGKWCIVFALRNKQNQITGLYFRSTLNEKESKHYYLKERAGLYPHYPNSRAKKLILCEAIIDGATLLQVPEITAEYEILSLYGTNGLTDEHQTAIKELIELEEIILFFDGDNAGKEAINKYGKLLQEQKSQTKISIVETPENEDINSLRQGHEAEILIHLLNERKAFVEQKISEVKEKVKEINFSFSNEKTNGKPVENKKAEVVQINQNPSHHLNTDNPNNIFFSGMGANYTVKGGLKPQLDSLKIALQIIHKETKQDYRTKVDLCDYKQIQSTADTVSDLIQVRKDSIEKDLQLLTHLLENFRETEQQNQPLHSTKKVIIKVSEATASKCIGFMKQKNVLQNLNELIGKSGVVGEEKSRLLLFVIASSYKMKETLHSIVQGTSGSGKTTQIKVIANLMPPEDVKRFTRVTESSFYNYGEYELMNMLIVIEDADGLEEKALLAFRELQSNDILISSSTQKQDNGKFESGEKIVRGPIASLSATTKGEYYEDNLGRCFVITIDESKEQTQKVINYQNQKASGKIDSKTEKETTEFIQNCMRLLKPYEVINPFAELIQLPNEVHQRRRLNQLFQSIIKQITILKQYQRKQDNQGRLITEKEDVKDAIDILFESILLKMDELDGSVRQFFEWIKIMVEAKNNREYEFTRFEAMNATGLKKTQLQHNLNKLVQLEYLKQYGFMNKGFKYKISYWDNMAQVRAKLKDDLNNQLQKIGI; encoded by the coding sequence ATGGACATACAAGAAATAAAATCACGGCTCACATTAGCGAACCTAATCGGGTACTACGGCTACAAGGCGACCAAGAATAATCGGATATGTTGCCCATTCCACGAAGACAAAACACCGAGTATGCAACTGTATTGGAAAACACAGACGGCATATTGTTTTAGTAGCAACTGCAAAACCCACGGTAAAGCCATAGATGTAATAGATTTTATATTGTATAAAGAAAGTAGCACCAAACACGAAGCCATAAAAAAAGCCATTGAGATAATCGGAGTAGATGCACCAGTAACAAATAATACCACAATAGTACAGCCAAGTAAGCCAATGCAGAACCGAGAAACATTCCTTGCCAATATGTTTACCTACTTTAGAAATGCTGTACACAACAGCCCGCCAGCCAAAGAATATTTACAGCAAAGGAATTTAGATTTTAAGCAAATAGAAGTAGGCTACAATGCAGGACAGTTCCACCACGGAGCAAGAAAAACAGAAGAAATAATCAATCAAGCTTTAGAAGTAGGCTTATTGATAGATAAAAATTTAGTAGCAAGAACAGGCGAAAAAGCCTATCAACCTTTTGGCAAATGGTGTATTGTTTTTGCCTTGAGAAACAAGCAAAATCAAATCACAGGGCTATATTTTAGAAGTACATTAAATGAAAAAGAAAGCAAACATTACTATTTAAAAGAAAGAGCAGGATTATATCCACATTACCCAAATAGCAGAGCCAAGAAACTAATACTATGCGAAGCAATCATAGACGGAGCCACACTTTTACAAGTGCCTGAAATTACAGCAGAATATGAAATACTATCACTCTACGGAACGAACGGACTAACAGACGAACACCAAACAGCCATTAAAGAACTGATAGAATTAGAAGAAATCATATTGTTTTTTGACGGAGATAATGCAGGAAAAGAAGCGATAAATAAATATGGTAAACTACTACAAGAACAAAAGTCACAAACCAAAATAAGCATAGTAGAAACACCTGAAAACGAAGACATAAACAGCTTGAGACAAGGACACGAAGCAGAAATATTAATCCATTTATTGAATGAAAGAAAGGCATTTGTAGAACAAAAAATATCTGAAGTAAAAGAGAAAGTTAAAGAAATAAATTTTTCTTTTTCAAATGAAAAAACAAATGGCAAACCAGTTGAAAATAAAAAAGCTGAAGTAGTCCAAATCAACCAAAACCCAAGCCACCACTTAAACACAGACAACCCGAACAATATATTTTTTAGTGGAATGGGTGCAAACTATACGGTAAAAGGCGGATTAAAACCACAGTTGGACAGCTTAAAAATAGCCCTGCAAATTATCCATAAAGAAACCAAACAAGACTACCGAACCAAAGTAGACTTATGCGATTACAAACAAATACAAAGCACAGCAGACACAGTAAGCGACCTGATCCAAGTACGCAAAGATAGCATAGAAAAAGACTTGCAATTACTCACTCATTTATTAGAAAACTTTAGAGAAACAGAACAACAAAATCAACCACTACACAGCACCAAAAAAGTAATTATCAAAGTAAGCGAAGCCACAGCCAGTAAATGTATTGGCTTTATGAAGCAAAAAAATGTACTGCAAAACCTAAACGAACTCATAGGCAAAAGCGGTGTAGTAGGCGAAGAAAAAAGCAGGTTGTTATTGTTTGTAATAGCCAGTAGTTACAAGATGAAAGAAACTTTGCACTCAATCGTACAAGGTACCAGCGGAAGCGGAAAAACCACCCAAATAAAGGTCATAGCCAACCTAATGCCACCCGAAGATGTAAAGCGATTTACAAGAGTAACCGAAAGCAGTTTTTACAATTATGGCGAATACGAATTAATGAATATGCTCATAGTTATTGAAGATGCAGACGGCTTGGAAGAAAAGGCGTTACTAGCATTTAGAGAATTACAGAGCAATGATATTTTAATAAGCAGTAGCACCCAAAAGCAAGACAACGGCAAGTTTGAAAGTGGCGAAAAAATAGTTCGTGGCCCGATAGCTTCGCTATCAGCCACCACCAAAGGCGAGTATTACGAAGATAATTTAGGCAGATGTTTTGTAATCACGATAGACGAAAGCAAAGAGCAAACACAAAAAGTAATCAATTATCAAAACCAAAAAGCAAGCGGAAAAATAGACAGCAAAACCGAAAAAGAAACCACCGAATTTATACAAAATTGTATGCGATTATTAAAGCCTTATGAAGTAATCAATCCCTTTGCAGAACTGATACAACTACCCAATGAAGTACACCAAAGACGAAGATTAAACCAACTCTTCCAAAGCATAATCAAGCAAATCACAATCTTAAAACAGTACCAACGAAAGCAAGACAATCAAGGCAGATTAATCACAGAAAAAGAAGATGTAAAAGATGCCATAGATATTTTGTTTGAAAGTATTTTACTAAAAATGGACGAATTAGACGGAAGTGTAAGGCAGTTTTTTGAATGGATAAAAATAATGGTAGAAGCCAAGAATAATAGAGAATATGAGTTTACACGTTTTGAAGCGATGAACGCCACAGGACTAAAGAAAACCCAGTTACAGCACAATCTAAACAAGTTGGTACAATTAGAATACTTAAAGCAATATGGCTTTATGAACAAAGGATTTAAGTATAAAATAAGCTATTGGGATAATATGGCACAAGTAAGAGCGAAGCTAAAAGACGATTTAAATAATCAACTGCAAAAGATAGGAATATGA
- a CDS encoding tyrosine-type recombinase/integrase codes for MKSSIIVINETYQQKAKAFLDYLLMLGHSKHGSNTKTRHLKEFLHYAEMGGIQELQAITAPLITEYYNHIKDRPNKITGEKLNLKTAYNHTRSIELFFIMLQTNGEVINNPTSTLKFPYPSKSEQTRNVLTQTEIKELYDTCGNLLERAILSLAYGCGLRVSELVAVNIEDIKLRENIIIVPAGKFNKRRVIPLSNGVVKDLENYFYQTRIYIETKDIRAFMIGSKNTRIMKWTYNKYLKKIIHRTENKTIIDKQITIHNLRHSIATHLIEQKVPLEQVRMFLGHSQLETTEVYTHISQEQLKQMILDEDE; via the coding sequence ATGAAAAGTTCAATTATAGTCATAAACGAAACCTATCAACAGAAAGCAAAAGCCTTTTTAGATTACTTGCTGATGCTCGGACACAGCAAACACGGAAGCAATACCAAGACAAGACATTTAAAAGAGTTTTTACACTATGCAGAAATGGGCGGAATACAAGAACTACAAGCCATTACAGCCCCATTAATCACCGAATATTACAACCACATAAAAGACAGACCCAATAAAATAACAGGCGAAAAACTAAACCTAAAAACAGCCTATAACCACACAAGAAGCATAGAACTATTTTTTATAATGCTTCAAACCAATGGCGAAGTAATCAATAATCCCACCAGTACGCTAAAGTTCCCTTATCCAAGTAAAAGCGAACAAACAAGAAATGTATTGACCCAAACAGAAATCAAAGAACTGTACGACACCTGCGGAAACCTATTAGAAAGAGCCATTTTAAGCCTTGCTTATGGTTGTGGATTACGAGTAAGTGAATTAGTTGCCGTAAATATTGAAGACATAAAACTAAGAGAAAATATAATCATAGTACCAGCAGGAAAATTTAATAAAAGGCGAGTGATACCACTATCAAACGGAGTAGTAAAAGACTTGGAAAATTATTTTTATCAGACCAGAATTTATATAGAAACCAAAGATATAAGAGCCTTTATGATAGGCAGTAAGAACACAAGAATAATGAAATGGACTTATAACAAATACCTAAAAAAAATCATACACCGAACCGAAAACAAAACCATAATAGACAAGCAAATAACCATACACAATTTACGCCACAGCATAGCCACCCATTTAATAGAGCAAAAAGTACCCTTGGAACAAGTGAGAATGTTTTTAGGACATAGCCAGTTAGAAACTACAGAAGTTTACACCCATATAAGCCAAGAGCAGTTAAAACAGATGATATTAGATGAAGACGAATGA
- a CDS encoding tyrosine-type recombinase/integrase, translating into MKTNEQSLQQYLQEHYSKTSIGGYENIILRYTAYMQEKAETASYTDVLQYIGYLRKLQLHPKSLRNNLFAIKIYYRYLVAIGKRKDHPCQKLYLQDQINRSIQVESLYSAVVLEELLQSYKAKNQVMQKRDEVIISLLIYQALTVLEVTQIEISQIDLEKGTIQVTGNVKNKGRTLHLKPNQIMLFYKYINGTRAEIINKTQTQSELFILSEAGKNLFPGIINRMINQDRKPHEKLLPIKIRQSVIAHYLKANNDIRLVQVFAGHRRAGSTEEYKQSGLEELKANINKLHPLQ; encoded by the coding sequence ATGAAGACGAATGAGCAAAGTTTACAGCAATATTTACAAGAACATTACAGCAAAACAAGTATAGGCGGTTATGAAAATATCATATTGAGATACACCGCTTATATGCAAGAAAAGGCAGAAACAGCAAGCTATACAGACGTTTTACAATACATTGGATATTTACGAAAATTACAGCTTCACCCAAAAAGTTTACGGAACAATTTATTTGCAATCAAAATCTATTATCGGTATTTAGTAGCCATAGGAAAGCGAAAAGACCACCCTTGCCAAAAGCTCTATTTACAAGACCAAATCAATAGAAGCATACAAGTAGAAAGCCTTTACAGTGCGGTAGTTTTAGAAGAATTATTACAAAGCTACAAAGCCAAAAATCAAGTAATGCAAAAGCGAGATGAAGTAATAATCAGCCTTTTAATTTATCAAGCCTTGACGGTTTTAGAAGTTACTCAAATAGAAATCAGTCAAATAGATTTAGAAAAAGGAACGATACAAGTAACAGGAAACGTAAAGAACAAAGGCAGAACGCTACATTTAAAGCCCAATCAGATAATGCTATTTTACAAATACATAAACGGAACAAGAGCCGAAATAATCAATAAAACCCAAACCCAAAGTGAACTATTTATATTATCGGAAGCAGGTAAAAATCTCTTTCCAGGAATAATAAACCGAATGATTAATCAGGACAGAAAGCCACACGAAAAACTATTGCCAATCAAGATAAGACAAAGCGTAATTGCTCACTATCTAAAAGCCAATAATGATATAAGATTAGTACAAGTATTTGCAGGACACCGAAGAGCAGGAAGCACCGAAGAATACAAACAAAGCGGATTAGAAGAACTGAAAGCCAATATCAATAAACTACACCCATTACAATAA
- a CDS encoding TIGR02594 family protein, translating to MVGKKVVQCWLSVDPLTKGYPSWTPYAFAMNRVIDGVDLDGLEWQPYNSKGQKVKLNSKDISEYRWVGYTEIAGYTSAYDNATYSPNSSTGMWLAFCLSNGISYGITPVLLAPKGTVENAQVISENNGITNVTVYTVDNNKNKRSYKQRRTPWIDKAKSQIGIKEDLNKDANNPEVVKYLNYDGVPSDMRSTMDKTAWCGAFVNYCLEESGYTGESTNPLAVENWMGMWNNWTDGVQIDEPEYGALVTFGNNHIGFVVGLDGKGNLYVLGGNQDDEVNISIYPIKSNFEYFMPSNYNSTPLDKNQNYLKSTFTGTAANGGSTK from the coding sequence ATGGTAGGTAAAAAGGTAGTGCAATGTTGGTTAAGTGTTGACCCATTAACTAAAGGTTATCCAAGCTGGACACCATATGCGTTTGCAATGAATAGAGTAATTGATGGTGTTGATTTGGATGGACTAGAATGGCAACCATATAACAGTAAAGGACAAAAAGTCAAGTTAAATTCAAAAGATATTTCTGAATATAGATGGGTTGGATATACAGAAATAGCTGGTTACACTTCTGCTTATGATAATGCAACATATAGTCCTAATTCTTCAACAGGTATGTGGTTGGCTTTTTGTCTTAGTAATGGAATTAGTTACGGAATTACACCAGTACTTTTGGCACCAAAGGGAACAGTTGAAAATGCACAAGTAATATCTGAAAATAATGGAATAACTAATGTTACTGTATATACAGTAGATAATAATAAAAATAAAAGGAGTTATAAACAAAGAAGAACACCATGGATTGATAAAGCAAAATCACAAATTGGCATAAAAGAGGATCTAAATAAAGATGCGAACAACCCAGAAGTTGTGAAATATTTAAATTATGACGGAGTGCCTAGCGACATGAGGTCGACTATGGATAAAACAGCTTGGTGTGGTGCATTTGTAAATTATTGCTTAGAAGAAAGTGGATATACAGGTGAATCAACTAATCCTTTAGCTGTTGAGAATTGGATGGGAATGTGGAATAATTGGACTGATGGGGTACAGATTGATGAACCTGAATATGGAGCATTAGTTACTTTTGGGAATAATCATATTGGTTTTGTAGTTGGTTTAGACGGAAAAGGTAATTTGTATGTTTTAGGAGGTAATCAAGATGATGAAGTAAATATTAGTATTTATCCTATAAAAAGTAACTTTGAATATTTTATGCCTTCAAATTATAATTCTACGCCATTAGATAAAAATCAAAATTATTTGAAATCAACTTTCACAGGAACTGCTGCAAATGGTGGAAGTACAAAATAA
- a CDS encoding transposase — MYHRTRARKEIIIESLRYLTKQKKVNVHAFVLMDNHFHIIWRIGKGLNRENVQRDFLKYTAQQILKNFRNEQAEILQKIEVNLKDRKYQVWQRNSLSIELRSEIVYKQKLDYIHNNPLKAGLCASEEEYKYSSAGYYIQNKMDWDFLTNAND; from the coding sequence ATGTATCATAGAACGAGAGCAAGAAAAGAAATAATTATTGAAAGTTTAAGATATCTTACGAAGCAAAAGAAGGTGAATGTACATGCTTTTGTATTGATGGATAATCATTTTCATATAATATGGCGGATAGGCAAAGGTTTGAATCGCGAAAACGTACAGCGAGATTTTTTAAAATATACGGCACAACAGATTTTAAAGAATTTCAGGAATGAACAGGCAGAGATATTACAAAAAATAGAAGTAAATTTAAAAGACAGAAAATATCAGGTTTGGCAGCGCAATTCGTTGAGTATAGAATTAAGGAGTGAAATTGTTTACAAACAGAAGTTGGATTACATCCATAACAATCCGTTGAAAGCCGGTTTGTGTGCATCCGAAGAAGAATATAAGTATAGCAGTGCCGGGTATTATATACAAAACAAAATGGATTGGGATTTTTTGACAAATGCAAATGATTGA
- a CDS encoding transposase → MYHRTRARKEIIIESLRYLTKQKKVNVHAFVLMDNHFHIIWRIGKGLNRENVQRDFLKYTAQQILKNFRNEQAEILQKIEVNLKTENIRFGNAIR, encoded by the coding sequence ATGTATCATAGAACGAGAGCAAGAAAAGAAATAATTATTGAAAGTTTAAGATATCTTACGAAGCAAAAGAAGGTGAATGTACATGCTTTTGTATTGATGGATAATCATTTTCATATAATATGGCGGATAGGCAAAGGTTTGAATCGTGAAAACGTACAGCGAGATTTTTTAAAATATACGGCACAACAGATTTTAAAGAATTTCAGGAATGAACAGGCAGAGATATTACAAAAAATAGAAGTAAATTTAAAGACAGAAAATATCAGGTTTGGCAACGCAATTCGTTGA
- a CDS encoding transposase produces the protein MKSIQYCQHNKDLDVYAYCIMTSHVHLIIGSRGNPMSNIMRDLKRHTSEELRKAIQRHPKESRKEWMIPNSRKYAVRQ, from the coding sequence ATGAAGAGCATACAATATTGCCAGCACAATAAAGACTTAGATGTGTATGCTTATTGTATAATGACAAGCCATGTTCATTTAATTATCGGTAGCAGAGGTAATCCGATGTCAAATATCATGCGTGACCTTAAGCGCCATACTTCAGAAGAATTAAGAAAAGCAATTCAACGGCATCCGAAAGAAAGCAGAAAGGAATGGATGATCCCCAACTCGCGCAAGTATGCAGTTAGGCAATAA
- a CDS encoding DNA-binding protein, producing MKVFAVSADNLLNDNENSVVELQNHELNEQLMLISQLDEDEKNALVKIINSMLTKKRMKDLLDGKVKL from the coding sequence ATGAAAGTGTTTGCCGTGAGTGCCGACAACCTTTTAAACGATAATGAAAACAGTGTAGTAGAGCTTCAAAACCATGAACTCAACGAACAGTTGATGTTAATTTCTCAACTGGATGAAGACGAAAAAAATGCACTGGTTAAAATCATTAACTCAATGCTCACAAAAAAAAGAATGAAGGATTTACTGGACGGTAAAGTGAAGCTATAA
- a CDS encoding transposase: MQNVVYEEHFPEFITITCYEWLHLIESLEAKAIITESLRYLTEQGKIAVHAFVIMDNHFHLIWRIRKGYRRPDVQRDFLHYTAKKILKHLKSHQPAVIEKIEVNLRDRKYQVWQRNSLSVELRTAKVYEQKMNYIHDNPVKAGLCKTAEDYRYSSARYYIKNEKNWGFLIHGYGDD; encoded by the coding sequence ATGCAAAACGTAGTTTATGAAGAGCATTTTCCTGAGTTTATCACCATCACGTGCTATGAATGGCTTCATTTGATTGAAAGCCTGGAGGCAAAAGCTATAATTACAGAAAGCCTTCGGTATTTAACGGAACAAGGGAAAATAGCGGTACATGCCTTTGTAATCATGGACAATCATTTTCACCTGATATGGAGAATCAGAAAAGGATACAGACGTCCGGATGTACAGCGTGATTTTTTGCATTATACGGCAAAGAAAATTTTGAAGCATTTAAAATCGCACCAGCCTGCTGTAATTGAGAAAATTGAAGTAAATTTAAGAGACCGGAAATATCAGGTGTGGCAGCGAAACTCATTGAGCGTTGAATTACGGACAGCCAAAGTGTATGAACAAAAAATGAATTATATTCACGACAATCCTGTAAAGGCAGGTTTGTGCAAAACGGCGGAAGATTACCGCTACAGTAGTGCGAGATACTATATTAAAAATGAGAAAAACTGGGGCTTTTTAATACATGGATATGGTGATGATTGA
- a CDS encoding transposase, translating to MQTNKGESIQYCQHNKDLDVYAYCIMTSHVHLIIGSRGNPMSNIMRDLKRHTSEELRKAIHRHPKESRKEWMIQMMEEAGRQNSNNRGFQLWQQDNHPIALSTEKIMHQKLDYLHDNPVEAGFVEEAEDWLYSSAKQYHTGQKGRIDIIQIEPRLNTI from the coding sequence TTGCAAACCAACAAAGGCGAGAGCATACAATATTGCCAGCACAATAAAGACTTAGATGTGTATGCATATTGTATAATGACAAGCCATGTTCATTTAATTATCGGTAGCAGAGGTAATCCGATGTCAAATATCATGCGTGACCTTAAGCGCCATACTTCAGAAGAATTAAGAAAAGCAATTCACCGGCATCCGAAAGAAAGCAGAAAGGAATGGATGATACAAATGATGGAAGAAGCAGGAAGACAAAACAGTAATAATAGAGGTTTTCAATTGTGGCAGCAAGACAATCATCCGATAGCATTGAGTACGGAAAAAATCATGCATCAGAAGTTAGATTATTTGCATGACAACCCAGTAGAAGCGGGATTTGTTGAAGAAGCAGAAGATTGGTTGTATAGCAGCGCAAAACAATATCATACGGGACAGAAAGGACGGATAGATATCATACAAATTGAGCCAAGATTAAACACTATATAA